GTATGCGAAAGTATCGCTTTACCAGCTAATGGTCTTGCATCTAAAGCATCCATCATACCAATGTGTGTACTTAAATATCCACTCCAACACATACCCATTGCTGTAAATACTGCTATATCATTAGGAGTTATAGCACCTGATTTTATAAATTCTGGTACTAGAGATATTGCTGCTCCAACAGCACCTAATGCAGTTACAGGGAATGCTATTGCTTCTGGTGAAGTAAATCCAAATAATGGTTCTATTATAAAGCTGATTTTGTCACCAATAGCAGGTAATAATTTTATACCTTCATATGCAGCTCCTGTGTAAACAGCTTGACCTGTAGCAGGGTCTGTAGATGGTCCAAAAGTTAATAACATAACTAATGTACAAACTACTAAAACTCCTGGTATTATAGCCATACCCATTTCAACACCTAACTTACCACCTTCAAGTATAGCATCAAGACCTCTTTGGAATACATTTCCTTCTCTTATTTCTCTAAACTCTTCAACTTTTGCATGTTTATCACTTACTTGTTTATCATTATCACTTTTAGGGTCATAATTATAATACTTTTTAGTAAAAGTTAACATAATTCTAACACTAATAATACTACCTATTATTGCTCCAACGTTACCAATTATAGCTGGTAATACATATTCTTTACCTTGTGCTATCATGAAAGTTGTTACAATAAGTCCCATACCAAAAGCTGTTCCTAAGTTACATAAAGCAGGTATTTGATATTTTTTAAAGTATTGTGTAAATGTTTTGTCTTTAGCGAATGGTATAATAGCTGGGTTATCAGATAAATAAGTTGCCACTACCCCTGCTATACTAGCACCAGGTAATCCCCATATAGGTCTCATAAGGCCCTTAAATATCTTATTTACTAAAGATATTACTCCAAATTCTGAAAGTAATGCACTAAGTGCACCTGCAAGGACTGCCATTGCCATTATCAAAAATACTGTGTCTAGTAAAAGTGCATGTGCCGTGCTCATTATTACTTTGAACATCATTCCTGCACCCATGATACTGCCTACATATCCAAATCCTACTGCCAAAAGCAAAATAAACACGAAAGTTTCCATACTTACTGCCTTGACTCTCTTCTTATCTGACAGCTTCTCCATTTTGAATCTTCCCCCTTTTTAATTTAGAATTAAGGTTTCTACATTGATACAAATTTGTTAATACAAAACAAGTTCTAAAACTTACATCTGTGATTCAAGTTGTCGGTTTGTTGAAATAAAAAACCGTTACTAATATTATAACAATAAGAATATCTAATTTAATAAAAGATATTCTTATTCTATTTTATGTTATTATATTATCATCCTTTGGCATAAAAGTCAATTTTTTCTATTTCTGTGGTTTAATTTTATTTATGCTCTTCTTATATTTTTCATTATCTTTTATCTTTGAAACTATTCCATACAGATTAACTTTTCTAAATACTGTTGTTATAAATACTAATCCCAATGCAATCGAACTTGCACAAGATAATGTACTTACTCCATACTCTACTGCCTTAATATAGTCATTAGTTAAGACAGAATACATAGTATTATATATTCCATAACCTGGTACTAAGATTATAAGACAACAAACACTTAAAGTTGTCGATGGAGTCATATAAATCCTAGCACATAATTCACAATATATTGCAAAACATACTGTAGCTATAAAAAAACACAAGTTTACTGATACGCCCATATTCAAACAAAACTTATATGAAAACCAAGCTATACTTCCACCTACACCTGATATTATCAAGTTTTTTCCCTTCATATTAAATAGTACTCCAAAACTTAAGGCTGTAAAAAAAGCTGCTACTACTTCTATAACCAATTTCATTTATATACCCCCTAACTTGAAGTATAACCCTAATACCAAAGACATTCCTACTGCTATGGATACACCTACAAAAAATACTTCTGCCAACTTTGCAAGACCAGATATTAATTGTCCATCTAACAAGTCTCTTAATGCATTAGTTAAAGCAAGCCCTGGAACCAAAAGCATTATCGCTCCTGCTATCAAATGGTCCATAGTCTTTATAAATCCAAGTTTTAAAATCACAATAGAACAAAAAGCTATAATAGCTGCTCCTATTGCATTTACAAAAAAATCATTTAGTGATGACTTATTTAAATACATAATAACAAATTTAGTCATTATTCCTACCATAAAAGCAGCTATAAATTCTTTTAAATCTCCTCCAAATAATATAGAAAAAGTTGCTGCTGCAATACCTGCAAAAATTATTGTTACTATGTCTGAATAATAATTGTTTTCACTTATCTCCTCTAAAATCCTCTCACATAACTCGATATCTAAATCATTTATACTGATTGCTCTAGATAATGAGTTAACTTCATGAACTAAGTTTAGGTCTACTCTTCTTGAACTTATTCTTTTAATTGCCGAATGTAGTTTTCCATCTACAAAAACAGATGCCATTACAGCTGTTGGAGTTGCAAATACATCTACATGCTCTATACCAAAAGATTGGCATATTCTACTTATCGTTTCTTCAACTCTATAAGTTTCTCCCCCACTTTGCAACATGGCTTTACCTGCATTTGAGGAAAAATTTAAAAT
This sequence is a window from Clostridioides difficile. Protein-coding genes within it:
- a CDS encoding threonine/serine exporter family protein, producing the protein MKLVIEVVAAFFTALSFGVLFNMKGKNLIISGVGGSIAWFSYKFCLNMGVSVNLCFFIATVCFAIYCELCARIYMTPSTTLSVCCLIILVPGYGIYNTMYSVLTNDYIKAVEYGVSTLSCASSIALGLVFITTVFRKVNLYGIVSKIKDNEKYKKSINKIKPQK
- a CDS encoding threonine/serine exporter family protein is translated as MDIDRILNFSSNAGKAMLQSGGETYRVEETISRICQSFGIEHVDVFATPTAVMASVFVDGKLHSAIKRISSRRVDLNLVHEVNSLSRAISINDLDIELCERILEEISENNYYSDIVTIIFAGIAAATFSILFGGDLKEFIAAFMVGIMTKFVIMYLNKSSLNDFFVNAIGAAIIAFCSIVILKLGFIKTMDHLIAGAIMLLVPGLALTNALRDLLDGQLISGLAKLAEVFFVGVSIAVGMSLVLGLYFKLGGI